A region from the Tahibacter amnicola genome encodes:
- a CDS encoding type I toxin-antitoxin system SymE family toxin: protein MAKAKDTTRRITVGAGYYPQLQNADRSGNSRTVPTIRLRGHWLVEAGFAPTDKVHIRVSRGRLVMTRA from the coding sequence ATGGCTAAGGCCAAGGATACGACACGCCGCATCACCGTCGGCGCCGGCTACTACCCGCAGCTGCAGAACGCTGACCGATCCGGTAACAGCCGCACCGTCCCGACCATCCGACTGCGCGGCCACTGGCTCGTCGAGGCTGGCTTTGCACCGACTGACAAAGTACACATTCGGGTGTCGCGGGGAAGGCTCGTCATGACGCGGGCGT
- a CDS encoding helix-turn-helix domain-containing protein gives MTAIPHWLVDLDMHGIAERLKRLREERGLTQTRLAELLGMAARSYNRWERGGHVPSLEMLIKAADVLQVSLDELVGRTATSSAPTIRNAELQQLVYEVDELPDREQQALIVVIDGLVKSAQVSRAVSRRTAGAKRIPGRTRD, from the coding sequence ATGACTGCCATTCCTCACTGGCTTGTCGATCTGGATATGCATGGCATCGCCGAACGCCTGAAGCGTCTGCGTGAAGAACGCGGACTGACGCAAACACGCCTGGCCGAGTTGCTCGGCATGGCGGCACGCAGCTACAACCGATGGGAGCGCGGAGGCCATGTGCCTAGCCTTGAGATGCTGATCAAGGCCGCTGATGTGCTCCAGGTGAGCCTGGATGAACTGGTGGGTCGAACCGCGACCAGCAGCGCGCCGACTATCCGCAATGCCGAACTGCAACAGCTGGTCTACGAAGTAGACGAGTTGCCTGACCGCGAACAGCAAGCGCTGATCGTGGTAATAGACGGGCTCGTGAAGAGCGCACAGGTCTCTCGGGCGGTAAGTCGCCGCACTGCCGGCGCGAAGCGCATTCCAGGCCGCACTCGCGACTGA